A single genomic interval of Daucus carota subsp. sativus chromosome 1, DH1 v3.0, whole genome shotgun sequence harbors:
- the LOC108209339 gene encoding pentatricopeptide repeat-containing protein At4g18975, chloroplastic, protein MWRSVAMVKLVRRVSQFDLVRAQTLSYCTMAQGRNPSLNNGSRMPSDDDGSNGVSMSKNLGKDIKHRIGKNVSKRDRVSFLVSTLLDLQDSKEAVYGTLDSWAAWEREFPIGHLKQALIALEKEQQWHRVVQVIKWMLSKGQGTTMNTYGQLIRALDMDHRVKEAHEIWVKKVGDDLHSVPWQLCKLMIGVYYRNNMLDKVVKLSKSMEAYDRKIYEKSVLMKIADAYEMLGLAEEKNRILEKHSDLLDETSKRHTKQSRGKPSKKK, encoded by the coding sequence ATGTGGAGATCGGTGGCAATGGTGAAATTGGTGAGGCGTGTGAGTCAATTTGACCTTGTTAGAGCTCAAACCTTGAGCTACTGTACAATGGCGCAGGGTAGAAATCCGAGTTTAAATAACGGGAGCAGAATGCCATCAGATGATGATGGATCGAATGGTGTCTCTATGTCTAAGAATCTAGGAAAGGATATTAAGCACAGAATAGGGAAGAATGTTTCTAAAAGGGATAGGGTCAGCTTTTTAGTGAGCACGCTTCTTGATCTCCAGGACAGTAAAGAAGCTGTTTACGGGACACTAGATTCATGGGCTGCTTGGGAACGGGAGTTCCCTATTGGACATTTGAAGCAGGCTCTTATTGCTCTAGAAAAAGAACAACAGTGGCATAGAGTCGTTCAAGTGATTAAATGGATGTTGAGTAAGGGTCAGGGGACAACAATGAATACATATGGGCAGCTGATTAGAGCATTGGATATGGACCACAGAGTGAAAGAAGCACATGAGATTTGGGTAAAGAAAGTTGGTGATGATCTGCATTCAGTTCCATGGCAGTTATGTAAGCTTATGATAGGTGTATATTACCGAAACAACATGCTGGATAAAGTTGTGAAGCTTTCCAAAAGTATGGAAGCTTATGATCGTAAGATTTATGAGAAGTCTGTTTTGATGAAAATTGCGGATGCATATGAGATGTTGGGCTTAGCTGAAGAGAAGAACCGCATATTGGAGAAACACAGTGATTTGCTTGATGAGACGTCAAAAAGACATACCAAGCAATCTCGAGGGAAACCGTCCAAGAAAAAGTGA
- the LOC108203610 gene encoding serine/arginine-rich SC35-like splicing factor SCL28 codes for MGRYRERSRSYSPKRSHRDYDDRSHRDRDRDDRSHRDYDDRSHRDRRPVRDRRSPGPSGLLVRNISLTARPEDLRIPFERFGPVKDVYLPKNYYTGEPRGFGFVKFRNSEDAAEAKHHLNDTVIGGRQIAIVFAAENRKTPQDMRRSGGGSGRHGGSSRRWSPPRSPRRRYRSYSRSPSPARNGSRDKRARDHRSPSRSRSISRSVSPRDDKEYRSGRQSFSPNRNGKSPNDKEHHISDQRSGRLRNNDVSPHDDDYSPDNKRDSELVRKEINAREDGHNLTRSVSKSRNRSRTRSPSYSR; via the exons ATGGGAAGATACCGAGAGAGAAGCCGTAGCTACAGTCCCAAACGTTCTCACCGCGACTACGACGACCGTTCTCACCGCGACCGCGACCGCGACGACCGTTCTCACCGCGACTACGACGACCGCTCTCACCGTGACCGCCGTCCTGTTCGCGACCGCCGATCTCCGGGTCCCTCCGGTCTTCTCGTTCGCAACATCTCTCTCACTGCCAG GCCTGAAGATCTTAGGATTCCCTTTGAACGCTTTGGTCCTGTCAAAGATGTTTATCTTCCCAAAAATTATTACACGGG GGAGCCacgtggatttggatttgtgAAGTTCCGTAATTCTGAAGATGCTGCTGAAGCTAAGCATCATCTAAATGATACTGTTATTGGTGGCCGCCAAATAGCAATTGTTTTTGCTGCTGAGAATAGAAAAACTCCTCAGGATATGCGCAGGAGTGGTGGTGGAAG TGGCCGTCATGGGGGCAGCAGTAGAAGATGGAGCCCGCCTAGGTCTCCTAGACGTAGATATCGCT CTTATTCACGTTCACCTTCTCCAGCCAGAAATGGCTCAAG GGATAAACGAGCAAGAGACCATCGCTCGCCTTCACGTTCCAGGTCTATCTCAAGATCTGTATCACCTCGTGATGATAAAGAGTACAGGTCTGGTCGGCAATCATTCAGTCCCAACAGAAATGGTAAGAGTCCCAATGATAAGGAGCACCATATTTCAGATCAAAGATCAGGTAGGTTGAGGAACAATGATGTCAGCCCACATGATGATGACTACAGTCCTGACAATAAGAGAGATTCTGAGCTTGTGCGCAAGGAAATAAACGCCAGGGAAGATGGCCATAATTTAACAAGATCTGTGTCCAAGTCCCGCAACAGGTCTCGAACTCGCTCCCCTTCATACAG tCGCTAA
- the LOC108203614 gene encoding uncharacterized protein LOC108203614 isoform X2: protein MNFCLRFSGLIVARKPLLLAAELSATRRRNTLKRVDRELSKGNYRAALSLVKSCGLRGFGAAKQIQSLDDLIIERSYTPSLQTRLDLILDSIKDSIRFTSSGKLSLLELESLMHRKSGDYILNDHLKCMQHEAGHFLVGYLLGVLPKRYKVPTMDDLNQDELAGGRVDFLGLIEEVDPDRKSDRKLDKEKFFDETVCRVLSVIVGGLVAEHSVFGCSAGLHSDVKKICWS, encoded by the exons ATGAATTTCTGCCTCCGCTTCAGCGGTCTAATTGTAGCCAGAAAACCCCTTCTTCTTGCAGCGGAGCTCAGTGCTACACGACGTCGTAATACACTGAAACGAGTGGACAGAGAGCTCTCCAAAGGCAATTACAGAGCAGCTCTTTCTCTTGTCAAATCTTGTGGCCTTCGTGGTTTTGGAGCTGCCAAACAG ATACAGTCACTTGATGATCTGATCATCGAGAGATCATACACACCATCATTGCAAACGCGCCTTGATTTGATATTGGATTCTATCAAAGATAGCATTCGATTTACTTCGTCAGGCAAG ctttcattgttGGAACTGGAGAGCTTGATGCATCGCAAAAGCGGAGATTATATTCTGAATGATCACCTAAAGTGTATGCAA CATGAGGCAGGTCATTTTTTGGTTGGCTACTTGCTAGGTGTTCTTCCAAAAAGATATAAAGTACCTACCATGGATGATCTAAATCAGGATGAACTTGCTGGAGGAAGGGTAGACTTTCTTGGCCTTATTGAAGAA GTTGATCCTGATAGAAAATCAGACCGCAAGCTCGATAAAGAGAAATTTTTTGATGAA ACAGTGTGTAGAGTATTAAGTGTTATAGTCGGAGGCTTAGTAGCAGAGCATTCGGTTTTTGGTTGCTCAGCAGGACTTCATTCTGATGTAAAGAAG ATTTGTTGGTCATGA
- the LOC108203614 gene encoding uncharacterized protein LOC108203614 isoform X1, translating into MNFCLRFSGLIVARKPLLLAAELSATRRRNTLKRVDRELSKGNYRAALSLVKSCGLRGFGAAKQIQSLDDLIIERSYTPSLQTRLDLILDSIKDSIRFTSSGKLSLLELESLMHRKSGDYILNDHLKCMQHEAGHFLVGYLLGVLPKRYKVPTMDDLNQDELAGGRVDFLGLIEEVDPDRKSDRKLDKEKFFDETVCRVLSVIVGGLVAEHSVFGCSAGLHSDVKKMYIILKRWDLKEDEAESQIKRAALNAVLILDRQYDARSRLAEAMALGRSVGDCIDTIEKALTDPVI; encoded by the exons ATGAATTTCTGCCTCCGCTTCAGCGGTCTAATTGTAGCCAGAAAACCCCTTCTTCTTGCAGCGGAGCTCAGTGCTACACGACGTCGTAATACACTGAAACGAGTGGACAGAGAGCTCTCCAAAGGCAATTACAGAGCAGCTCTTTCTCTTGTCAAATCTTGTGGCCTTCGTGGTTTTGGAGCTGCCAAACAG ATACAGTCACTTGATGATCTGATCATCGAGAGATCATACACACCATCATTGCAAACGCGCCTTGATTTGATATTGGATTCTATCAAAGATAGCATTCGATTTACTTCGTCAGGCAAG ctttcattgttGGAACTGGAGAGCTTGATGCATCGCAAAAGCGGAGATTATATTCTGAATGATCACCTAAAGTGTATGCAA CATGAGGCAGGTCATTTTTTGGTTGGCTACTTGCTAGGTGTTCTTCCAAAAAGATATAAAGTACCTACCATGGATGATCTAAATCAGGATGAACTTGCTGGAGGAAGGGTAGACTTTCTTGGCCTTATTGAAGAA GTTGATCCTGATAGAAAATCAGACCGCAAGCTCGATAAAGAGAAATTTTTTGATGAA ACAGTGTGTAGAGTATTAAGTGTTATAGTCGGAGGCTTAGTAGCAGAGCATTCGGTTTTTGGTTGCTCAGCAGGACTTCATTCTGATGTAAAGAAG ATGTATATTATACTTAAGCGGTGGGACTTAAAAGAAGATGAAGCAGAATCTCAAATCAAGAGGGCTGCACTTAATGCGGTCCTAATACTGGATCGTCAGTATGATGCTCGATCAAGATTAGCTGAGGCCATGGCACTAGGAAGGTCAGTGGGAGATTGTATTGATACTATAGAAAAAGCTTTAACAGATCCAGTAATATAG
- the LOC108203626 gene encoding probable histone H2AXb produces the protein MGNKEGKSTGGRGKTAPATKSVSRSSKAGLQFPVGRIARFLKAGKYSQRVGAGAPVYLAAVLEYLAAEVLELAGNAARDNKKTRVIPRHIQLAVRNDEELSKLLGSVTIANGGVMPNIHQNLLPKKVGKGKGDIGSASQEF, from the exons ATGGGCAACAAAGAGGGAAAATCCACCGGCGGCAGAGGAAAGACGGCGCCGGCGACGAAGTCAGTCTCCCGCTCTTCAAAAGCCGGTCTTCAATTCCCGGTCGGTCGAATTGCTCGTTTTCTCAAAGCCGGCAAGTACTCTCAGCGTGTCGGTGCTGGTGCTCCCGTTTATCTCGCTGCTGTTCTCGAATACCTCGCTGCTGAG GTGCTGGAATTGGCGGGAAATGCTGCGAGGGATAACAAGAAGACTAGGGTTATCCCGAGGCACATTCAGTTAGCGGTGCGGAATGATGAGGAGTTGAGCAAGCTTTTGGGGTCTGTTACGATTGCGAATGGAGGTGTGATGCCGAATATTCATCAGAATTTGTTGCCGAAGAAGGTGGGCAAGGGGAAAGGGGACATTGGCTCTGCTTCGCAGGAGTTCTAG
- the LOC108214446 gene encoding gibberellin receptor GID1C, which yields MAGRDGDDDTPSESRMVVPLNTWVLISNLKLAYNLLRGKDGTFNRHLAEFLDRKVPSNTNPVDGVFSFDVIIDRGTNLLVRVYRPVDPEVGSPGFTDLYRPSSADVVPVIVFFHGGSFAHSSANSSIYDILCRRLVSLCDAILISVDYRRTPEYTYPCPYIDGWTALEWVNSRTWLRSKKDSKVHIYLAGDSSGGNIIHNVALRAMGSEIEVRGNIMLNPMFGAEERSESEIQLDGKYFVTIQDRDWYWRAFLPEEDRDHPACNPFGPKGISIEGKNFPRSLVVVAGLNLIRDLQVAYAEGLGKAGCDVKLIYLEMATVGFYLLPNNDNYFTVMDEIKTFVSSSS from the exons ATGGCGGGAAGAGATGGAGACGATGATACCCCCAGTGAATCCAGG atGGTGGTTCCATTGAATACATGGGTTCTCATTTCCAATTTAAAGCTGGCGTACAATCTTCTTCGCGGTAAGGATGGGACCTTCAACCGTCACTTGGCTGAGTTCCTTGACCGCAAAGTCCCATCGAATACAAATCCTGTTGATGGTGTTTTCTCGTTTGATGTCATTATTGACCGTGGAACCAACCTCCTAGTCCGAGTCTATCGACCAGTGGATCCTGAGGTGGGTTCGCCTGGTTTTACGGACCTGTACAGACCCTCGAGTGCTGATGTTGTTCCTGTTATTGTGTTCTTTCATGGCGGAAGCTTTGCACATTCCTCTGCCAATAGTTCCATTTATGACATTCTTTGTCGACGTCTTGTTAGCCTTTGTGACGCTATTTTGATTTCAGTAGATTATCGTCGTACTCCAGAGTACACCTATCCATGTCCCTATATTGATGGATGGACTGCACTTGAGTGGGTTAATTCAAGGACATGGCTTAGAAGTAAGAAGGATTCGAAAGTCCATATATACTTGGCTGGCGATAGCTCTGGTGGAAATATCATTCATAATGTTGCTTTAAGGGCCATGGGATCAGAAATTGAAGTGCGGGGAAATATAATGCTTAATCCCATGTTCGGGGCAGAGGAGAGGAGTGAATCAGAGATCCAATTAGACGGAAAATATTTTGTGACTATTCAAGATCGTGATTGGTACTGGAGAGCCTTTCTTCCCGAAGAAGACCGTGATCATCCAGCTTGCAATCCATTTGGTCCCAAGGGTATAAGTATAGAGGGAAAAAATTTCCCTCGAAGTCTTGTCGTCGTGGCTGGTCTGAACCTTATTCGGGACTTGCAGGTTGCATATGCTGAAGGACTTGGGAAGGCTGGCTGTGATGTCAAACTTATATATTTAGAGATGGCTACAGTTGGGTTCTATTTGTTGCCCAACAATGACAATTACTTTACCGTGATGGATGAGATCAAAACTTTTGTGAGTTCGAGTAGCTAG
- the LOC108204550 gene encoding uncharacterized protein LOC108204550: MNNNRSWMYERIDDRGFLNSLFISGVEDFMNYAISQPTSMGGTSIQCPCSKCKNRKFLNGDMVKLHLLKNGFVKDYYVWSRHGESSIYNENDEHPSTNHSNISRGTDGSNLMYNMVINAAGPSFDPHDSEEMPNAAAQNIYNMLKSSERELYDGCETSQLAAMAQMLSLKSDHHWSEACYDQTSQFVKGILPEDNTFLDSFYSTKKHMEGLGLPSIHIDCCVNGCMIYWNEDIDMESCKFCSQPRYKIRVHRSTRERKKVAVQKMIYFPLAPRLQRLYASPTTAAHMRWHADHYKEDGVMRHCSDSEEWKQFDRAHPLFSSEIRNVRLGLSADGFQPFGSSGKQYSSWPIIVTPYNLPPWMCSKEEYMFLSILVPGPRNPKQKIDVFLQPLVSELKMLWEVGVETWDTSLKQNFQMRAALMWTISDFPAYSMLSGWKTAGHLACPHCAHDHDAYNLKHGGKTTWFDNHRKFLPRNHPFRKNKNWFTKGKVVSEFPPPIRTGEDVLQEIESLGLMKITELGSEEHNARIIKTYNCGWKKRSIFWDLPYWRTLSIRHNLDVMHIEKNVFENLFNTIMAIEGKTKDNAKARADIALICRRPELAINESTQKYPKACYSLDKKGKEAVCKWLQDLKFPDGYVSNMGRCIDMKKYKLFGMKSHDCHVFMQRLLPIAFREFLPNNVWEAVTELSLFFRDLASSTLKVSDMCRLEEQIPVILCKLERIFPPALFDSMEHLLVHLPYEARIAGPVQYRWMSARRLRLTSSPNPGNSTEHTPIRSQRSQTEHTPAQSRVLSSASANEPEHASESEDPYWEVGSMHDDGRMRVEVISGLLEPSGRCSRAITDSISERQDPDGFSWKAVSKEVKDFYFDEFKKTCVWRQDDRIIHKAWAKKASVRYTNFCSDARARWEKGGQDSRVAMHVWLRWVEFWKTPNFQVKSNTQKKNRKGGADKYPPTHTGGSASLRTHAAVLAKTQGKDPTPADVYLITHTVKHDKKTFVTKKAEQVYKRVETLREELSAPIEGSDEPQVVDEDQLFLKAAGGLDKKSRVYGMGSLQSVIYGPETGGSRHRGSNFRHEEYKQMQVELQDMKNQVKELQEMRNQELEEMRKQMEEMKNQLALVFNHQN, from the exons ATGAATAATAATCGATCTTGGATGTATGAGAGGATTGATGATAGAGGATTTTTGAATTCTCTATTTATTTCCGGGGTGGAGGATTTTATGAATTATGCTATATCTCAGCCAACGTCTATGGGTGGGACAAGTATCCAATGTCCTTGTTCAAAGTGTAAGAATCGAAAATTTTTGAATGGAGATATGGTGAAGCTGCATCTATTGAAGAATGGATTTGTGAAAGATTATTATGTATGGAGTCGACATGGAGAGTCATCCATTTATAATGAAAATGACGAACATCCTTCAACAAATCATTCCAATATTTCACGGGGCACGGATGGGAGCAACCTAATGTACAATATGGTGATTAATGCAGCTGGTCCAAGTTTTGATCCACATGATTCAGAAGAGATGCCGAATGCAGCAGCACAAAATATATACAACATGTTAAAGTCTTCAGAACGAGAGTTATATGATGGTTGTGAAACTTCACAGTTGGCTGCCATGGCTCAAATGTTGAGTTTGAAATCTGATCATCACTGGTCGGAGGCATGTTATGATCAGACATCACAATTTGTCAAAGGTATCTTGCCTGAAGACAATACATTTCTTGATAGTTTCTATAGCACAAAGAAACATATGGAAGGATTGGGTCTACCTTCCATTCATATCGACTGTTGTGTTAATGGTTGCATGATATATTGGAACGAAGACATTGACATGGAGTCATGCAAATTTTGTTCTCAGCCGAGATACAAGATTAGAGTTCACAGATCCacaagagagagaaagaaagtaGCTGTTCAAAAGATGATATATTTTCCACTGGCCCCGAGATTGCAAAGGTTATATGCCTCACCGACTACTGCAGCTCACATGAGATGGCATGCCGATCACTATAAGGAAGATGGTGTGATGCGTCATTGTTCAGATTCAGAGGAGTGGAAGCAATTTGATAGAGCGCATCCATTATTTTCCTCAGAGATAAGAAATGTGAGACTTGGACTTTCTGCTGATGGATTTCAGCCATTTGGTAGTTCCGGCAAGCAATATTCTTCTTGGCCAATTATAGTGACTCCATATAACTTACCCCCCTGGATGTGTTCAAAAGAAGAGTACATGTTTCTATCCATCCTTGTACCTGGTCCGAGAAATCCAAAGCAGAAGATAGATGTTTTTCTTCAACCATTGGTTTCCGAGTTAAAAATGCTATGGGAAGTTGGTGTAGAGACATGGGATACttctttgaaacaaaattttcagATGCGAGCGGCTTTGATGTGGACTATAAGTGACTTTCCTGCTTATTCAATGTTATCGGGATGGAAAACTGCTGGTCATTTAGCTTGTCCTCATTGTGCTCATGATCATGATGCTTATAATCTCAAACATGGAGGAAAGACAACATGGTTCGATAATCATCGAAAATTTTTACCTAGAAATCATCCATTTCGAAAGAATAAAAATTGGTTTACCAAGGGGAAGGTTGTGTCTGAATTTCCTCCACCTATTCGGACAGGTGAAGATGTCTTACAAGAAATTGAGTCACTTGGTTTGATGAAAATCACTGAACTGGGAAGTGAGGAACATAATGCAAGAATCATCAAAACTTATAATTGTGGATGGAAAAAGCGAAGCATCTTTTGGGATTTGCCATATTGGAGGACGTTATCAATTAGACATAATCTTGATGTTATGCACATTGAAAAAAATGTGTTTGAGAATCTTTTTAACACCATAATGGCCATTGAAGGTAAAACCAAAGATAATGCTAAAGCTAGAGCTGATATTGCACTAATCTGTCGAAGGCCTGAGTTAGCAATCAATGAGTCAACACAAAAATATCCAAAAGCATGTTACAGCTTGGATAAAAAGGGTAAAGAAGCAGTTTGCAAATGGTTACAAGATCTTAAATTTCCGGATGGATATGTTTCAAATATGGGACGTTGCATCGACATGAAAAAATACAAGTTATTTGGAATGAAAAGTCATGACTGTCATGTGTTTATGCAAAGACTTCTGCCAATTGCTTTTCGAGAATTTCTTCCTAATAATGTTTGGGAAGCTGTGACAGAGTTGAGCCTTTTTTTCAGGGATCTAGCTTCATCCACTTTGAAGGTTAGTGATATGTGTAGACTTGAAGAACAGATTCCAGTGATACTTTGCAAGTTGGAACGCATATTTCCACCAGCTTTGTTTGACTCAATGGAACATCTTTTGGTGCATTTACCGTATGAGGCACGTATAGCTGGTCCTGTACAGTATCGTTGGATGAGTGCACGAAGACTTCGACTAACCAGTAGTCCTAATCCTGGGAACTCTACAGAACACACTCCAATCCGATCACAGCGATCACAGACGGAACACACACCTGCACAGTCAAGGGTTCTATCTTCAGCATCTGCGAATGAACCTGAACATGCCAGTGAATCGGAAGATCCATATTGGGAAGTTGGCTCCATGCATGATGACGGGCGTATGCGGGTCGAAGTAAttagtggatt GTTAGAGCCTTCAGGTAGATGCTCGCGAGCTATCACAGATTCTATATCTGAGAGGCAGGATCCTGATGGATTCTCCTGGAAGGCAGTGTCCAAGGAGGTGAAAGATTTTTATTTCGACGAGTTCAAG aaaacatGTGTTTGGAGACAAGACGACAGAATAATACATAAAGCATGGGCAAAGAAAGCGAGTGTTCGTTATACAAACTTTTGCAGTGATGCCCGGGCAAGATGGGAAAAAGGTGGACAGGATAGTAGAGTTGCTATGCATGTATGGTTGCGTTGGGTTGAGTTTTGGAAAACCCCGAATTTTCAAGTTAAATCAAATACTCAAAAGAAGAATCGCAAGGGTGGAGCTGACAAATACCCTCCAACCCACACAGGTGGTTCAGCCTCTTTAAGAACCCATGCCGCTGTGCTG GCGAAGACTCAAGGTAAAGATCCAACTCCGGCCGATGTTTATCTTATTACACATACGGTGAAGCATGATAAAAAGACTTTTGTTACCAAGAAAGCAGAACAAGTTTAT aaaagGGTTGAGACACTACGTGAGGAACTCTCAGCACCCATTGAAGGTTCTGATGAACCTCAAGTTGTTGATGAAGACCAATTGTTCCTTAAAGCTGCTGGTGGACTTGACAAAAAAAGCAGAGTTTATGGCATGGGTTCATTACAGAGCGTTATATATGGACCGGAAACTGGAGGTAGTCGTCATAGGGGCTCCAATTTCAGACATGAAGAATATAAGCAAATGCAAGTGGAGTTGCAGGACATGAAGAACCAAGTGAAGGAGTTACAAGAAATGAGAAACCAGGAACTAGAAGAGATGAGAAAGCAGATGGAAGAAATGAAGAACCAACTTGCATTGGTGTTTAACCATCAGAATTAA
- the LOC135150373 gene encoding uncharacterized protein LOC135150373, with protein sequence MDFCKKSFYTLFNTASTAFTLPKEDSADNHHRNTPLPVTDCGAGLNILANSTAPPKFDNVIDSSSLINIPVKSDQTETGLKVLNSGDTDKLASCTESLGFESCNERSLNNVLESSEKSRDDGKSRKFNKKNKELKRKSFPPPLSSFTDSGKPTFFLRPVRKNGRLKLNEVQINRPECLRASRENGRLRLHLVQSDQKKEGAITSTDAAGEKLSDGKVLKGWKFSTTNGGGGEDCRRVHEQRNMHGWAQQCVSIR encoded by the coding sequence atggatttttgcAAAAAGAGTTTCTACACCTTATTTAACACTGCATCCACTGCTTTTACTCTTCCAAAAGAAGACTCTGCTGACAATCACCACCGCAATACTCCACTTCCTGTCACCGACTGTGGTGCTGGACTCAATATCCTCGCAAATTCTACTGCACCTCCAAAATTTGACAATGTCATCGATTCATCCTCGCTGATCAATATTCCGGTAAAAAGTGATCAGACTGAAACGGGACTCAAAGTTCTCAACAGCGGCGACACAGACAAATTGGCTTCGTGTACAGAGAGTCTGGGATTCGAGAGCTGTAACGAGAGGAGCCTAAACAACGTCCTTGAAAGCTCAGAGAAATCCAGAGATGAtggaaaatcaagaaaatttaaCAAGAAGAACAAGGAACTAAAGAGAAAGTCATTTCCACCGCCATTGTCATCGTTCACTGACAGTGGCAAGCCAACGTTTTTTCTCCGTCCAGTGAGAAAAAACGGACGGTTAAAGCTCAATGAGGTGCAGATTAATAGGCCTGAGTGCCTTCGAGCTTCTAGAGAAAATGGACGGCTGAGATTGCATCTGGTGCAATCAGATCAGAAAAAAGAGGGTGCGATCACTAGTACTGATGCAGCTGGAGAGAAATTAAGTGACGGGAAGGTGCTGAAGGGGTGGAAGTTTTCGACGACTAATGGCGGTGGTGGAGAGGATTGCAGGAGGGTTCACGAGCAGCGTAACATGCATGGATGGGCACAGCAATGTGTCAGCATCAGATGA